One Candidatus Niyogibacteria bacterium DNA window includes the following coding sequences:
- a CDS encoding AI-2E family transporter gives MPDSKTTIEITTGTIIRALLLILLAVFLYWIREIVAVVLLAVVLASAVDPVARWFSRYRVPRVFSVILTYLLTFLVLVSAFYITVPPLFNELSDFIAQLPVYFKANVSHQYLIQFFPELPLFINDYFGDIFSAVNESLQNATNGFFENISSVFGGALSLVLIIILSFYLAVQEDGIENFLRIISPKEKETYVLDLWSRSRRKIGRWFQGQILLGILVGVLVFLGLTILQVKYALLLSILSAIFEIIPVFGPVMAAIPAVAVAFIQKPVLGLLVLAFYVIVQQFENHLIYPLVVKKTIGVNSILVILSLVIGGQVAGLFGFILAVPIAAVLMEIVNDIEKNKKGHG, from the coding sequence ATGCCCGATTCAAAAACCACCATTGAAATAACGACCGGCACGATTATTCGCGCTCTGCTTTTGATTTTGTTGGCTGTTTTTTTGTATTGGATCAGAGAAATAGTGGCGGTGGTTCTTTTAGCCGTGGTTCTGGCTTCCGCCGTGGATCCGGTGGCGCGCTGGTTCAGCCGTTACCGCGTGCCGCGGGTTTTTAGCGTTATCCTGACTTATTTGCTGACGTTTTTGGTTTTAGTTTCCGCTTTTTATATCACTGTTCCGCCGCTTTTCAATGAGTTATCCGATTTCATCGCCCAGTTGCCCGTTTATTTTAAAGCCAATGTCTCTCATCAATACTTAATTCAGTTTTTTCCCGAACTGCCTTTATTTATTAACGATTATTTCGGCGATATATTTTCCGCGGTCAATGAATCGCTGCAAAACGCGACGAACGGATTTTTTGAAAATATTTCTTCGGTTTTCGGCGGCGCGCTTTCTTTGGTCTTAATTATCATTCTTTCATTTTATCTGGCGGTTCAGGAAGACGGCATTGAGAATTTCCTGCGCATTATTTCTCCGAAAGAAAAAGAAACTTATGTTTTAGATCTCTGGTCGCGTTCCCGAAGAAAAATCGGGCGTTGGTTCCAAGGGCAGATTCTTCTGGGAATTTTGGTGGGCGTTTTGGTTTTTCTGGGATTGACTATTTTACAGGTCAAATATGCTCTTCTCTTGTCGATTCTTTCGGCAATTTTTGAAATAATTCCGGTTTTTGGGCCGGTGATGGCGGCGATTCCGGCGGTGGCGGTCGCTTTTATCCAAAAACCGGTTTTAGGGCTTTTGGTTTTGGCGTTTTATGTTATTGTCCAGCAATTTGAAAATCATTTGATTTATCCTTTGGTGGTGAAAAAAACCATAGGCGTCAATTCAATCTTGGTGATTTTATCTTTGGTTATCGGCGGCCAGGTTGCCGGACTTTTCGGTTTTATTTTAGCGGTGCCGATCGCGGCGGTTTTGATGGAAATCGTCAATGACATTGAAAAAAACAAAAAAGGGCATGGCTGA
- a CDS encoding arginine--tRNA ligase produces the protein MVKKILRQEIKKAVKKLFQKEIDFDVFAGDKFGDYASNAAMVLKTGNSVEAAKKITEELKKSKKFSQFVGKIEIANPGFLNFWLTDEILREELKEILKRKQNYGRLRIENRKLKAVQVEFISANPTGPLTLANGRGGFMGDVLANILEFQGWKIEREYYVNDTGNQILTLGKSILAANNLIKEDENFYKGGYVKEWAKKHKAISGKYRNNPLKLGQSAAADFLKEIKSVVKKAKINFNRWTSENRHIHKKSFIAKALKIFKKKKLVYEKDGALWLKTSDFGDEKDRVLITQDGFPTYFLADAGHFLETKSRGFNSKIMILGPDHYGYVRRAAAAAKIMGIENFEAIITQAMRLMSKGQEIKMSKRSGEFITFGELIKETGADAARFFFLMHSAQTHMDFDLDLAKERSMKNPVYYVQYAAVRAQSILRKSKTQNPKSKINLNLLNTPPDMNLMRQLARFPEAVGEAGQKRQPQILARYALEFSREFHNFYEKERIIGEKPEIMAARSALIQATLIIFKNLFALLEIDLPKKM, from the coding sequence ATGGTTAAAAAAATTTTGCGGCAAGAAATCAAAAAAGCGGTTAAAAAACTTTTTCAAAAAGAAATTGATTTTGATGTGTTCGCGGGCGATAAATTCGGCGATTACGCGAGCAACGCGGCGATGGTTTTAAAAACAGGAAATTCGGTTGAGGCGGCGAAGAAAATAACGGAAGAATTAAAAAAATCAAAAAAATTCAGCCAATTTGTCGGAAAAATTGAAATCGCGAATCCGGGTTTTCTGAACTTTTGGCTTACGGATGAAATTTTACGGGAAGAATTGAAAGAAATTTTAAAGAGAAAACAAAATTACGGCCGCTTAAGAATTGAAAACCGCAAGCTGAAAGCCGTCCAGGTAGAATTTATTTCCGCCAATCCGACCGGTCCTCTGACTTTGGCGAACGGCCGCGGCGGATTTATGGGAGATGTTTTGGCGAATATCCTGGAATTTCAGGGTTGGAAAATTGAGCGCGAATACTATGTCAACGACACCGGCAATCAGATTTTAACGCTTGGAAAATCCATTTTAGCCGCCAATAATTTGATCAAAGAAGATGAAAATTTTTATAAAGGCGGTTATGTCAAAGAATGGGCTAAAAAGCATAAAGCAATTTCCGGGAAATACCGGAATAATCCGTTAAAGCTCGGCCAGTCGGCGGCCGCGGATTTTTTAAAAGAAATAAAATCAGTCGTTAAAAAAGCAAAAATAAATTTTAACCGCTGGACTTCGGAGAATCGCCATATCCATAAAAAAAGTTTTATCGCTAAAGCTTTGAAAATTTTTAAAAAGAAAAAACTGGTTTATGAAAAAGACGGCGCTTTATGGCTGAAAACATCCGATTTTGGAGACGAAAAAGACAGAGTTTTGATAACCCAAGACGGATTCCCGACTTATTTTCTGGCGGACGCCGGCCATTTTCTGGAAACAAAATCGCGCGGCTTTAATTCCAAAATTATGATTTTGGGGCCGGATCACTACGGCTATGTCCGGCGCGCCGCAGCCGCGGCAAAAATAATGGGAATTGAAAATTTTGAAGCAATCATCACCCAAGCGATGCGGCTGATGAGCAAAGGCCAAGAGATAAAAATGTCAAAAAGAAGCGGCGAGTTCATCACTTTCGGGGAATTGATAAAAGAAACCGGCGCGGATGCCGCCAGGTTTTTCTTTTTAATGCATTCGGCCCAAACCCATATGGATTTTGATTTGGATTTGGCTAAAGAGCGGTCAATGAAAAATCCGGTTTATTATGTCCAATACGCGGCTGTCAGAGCCCAAAGCATTTTACGAAAATCAAAAACTCAAAATCCAAAATCCAAAATAAATTTGAATTTATTAAACACGCCGCCAGATATGAATTTAATGCGGCAGTTGGCGCGATTTCCGGAAGCGGTCGGCGAAGCCGGCCAAAAACGCCAGCCCCAGATTTTGGCGCGATACGCTCTGGAATTTTCGCGGGAATTCCATAATTTTTACGAAAAAGAAAGAATTATCGGCGAGAAACCGGAAATTATGGCGGCGAGATCGGCTTTAATTCAAGCAACTTTGATAATTTTTAAAAATCTCTTCGCGCTTTTGGAAATTGATTTGCCGAAGAAGATGTAG
- a CDS encoding recombination protein O N-terminal domain-containing protein, with protein sequence MASIYKTEGVILGQSEIGEADKLLIVYSRDFGKIKIFAKSVRLLRSKLKGHLNTGAYLRLMFVQGADKLRLIDAQEFELNDYPVFSRSLFFPTFSFLNRIIQGSEKDEAVWFLFLRFLERGPIFENVAAARKIFAARLLHRLGYVDENHYPELREIIKNEKRWNFNIFEKQASVKMDTLIETGIKASHL encoded by the coding sequence ATGGCCAGCATTTACAAGACCGAAGGCGTAATTTTAGGGCAAAGCGAAATCGGAGAAGCGGATAAACTTTTGATTGTTTACAGCCGAGATTTCGGCAAAATAAAAATTTTTGCCAAAAGCGTCCGTCTTTTGCGGTCAAAACTCAAAGGGCATTTGAATACCGGCGCTTATCTGCGGCTGATGTTCGTTCAAGGCGCGGATAAATTACGCTTAATTGACGCCCAAGAGTTTGAATTAAACGATTATCCTGTTTTTAGCCGTTCTCTGTTTTTTCCCACTTTTTCTTTTTTAAACAGAATAATTCAAGGGAGTGAAAAAGATGAAGCGGTTTGGTTTTTATTTTTGCGATTTCTGGAAAGAGGGCCTATTTTTGAAAATGTCGCGGCGGCCCGAAAAATTTTCGCGGCGCGCCTTTTGCACCGGCTCGGCTATGTGGATGAAAATCATTACCCGGAATTAAGAGAAATCATAAAAAACGAGAAAAGGTGGAATTTTAACATTTTTGAAAAACAAGCGTCCGTTAAAATGGACACCCTGATTGAAACGGGGATTAAAGCCAGCCATCTTTAA
- a CDS encoding glycine--tRNA ligase produces the protein MANDDLKLKMEKIVSLAKRRGFIYAGSEIYGGLAGVWDYGPLGVELKNNIKNLWWKKFVSGREDMFGLDAAILMNARVWEKSGHAAGFSDPLAECKKCHQRFRGDKIKNRACPNCGGELAGERQFNMMFETFVGPAKDSSAKTYLRPETAQGIFVNFKNIVDSFHPKIPFGVAQIGKAFRNEISPGDFIFRSREFEQMEIEYFIRPPESDKDWQKFFDYWVAETRAWLEQIGLTKEKIYERNLSREDLAHYSKKTADFEYDFPFGREELCGLAYRTDFDLKNHSLDYYDEETKKTFIPHVIEPTFGVDRLVLALLAEAYTEDEMGGEKRIFLKFKPALAPIKAAVFPLLKNKPALVEKAREVYESVKKEIPETIWDDNGNIGKRYRRQDEIGTPYCLTVDFETLENDTVTVRDRDTGKQERIKIKMLLDFIRQNF, from the coding sequence ATGGCAAACGATGATTTAAAATTAAAAATGGAAAAAATAGTTTCTTTGGCCAAGCGCCGGGGATTTATTTATGCCGGTTCGGAAATTTACGGCGGCCTGGCCGGCGTTTGGGATTACGGGCCGCTCGGAGTTGAACTTAAAAATAACATTAAAAATCTTTGGTGGAAGAAATTCGTTTCCGGCCGCGAAGATATGTTTGGATTGGATGCCGCGATTTTAATGAACGCGCGCGTCTGGGAAAAATCCGGGCATGCCGCCGGATTTTCCGATCCTTTGGCGGAATGCAAGAAATGCCATCAGCGGTTTAGGGGAGATAAAATAAAAAACCGCGCTTGTCCAAATTGCGGCGGGGAACTTGCCGGAGAGCGGCAGTTTAATATGATGTTTGAAACTTTTGTCGGGCCGGCCAAAGATTCTTCGGCTAAAACTTATTTGCGGCCGGAGACGGCGCAGGGGATTTTCGTGAATTTTAAAAATATCGTGGATTCTTTCCATCCCAAGATTCCTTTCGGAGTCGCCCAGATCGGGAAAGCTTTCCGGAACGAAATTTCCCCGGGTGATTTTATTTTCCGCAGCCGCGAGTTTGAGCAAATGGAAATTGAATATTTTATCCGGCCGCCTGAAAGCGATAAGGACTGGCAAAAATTTTTTGATTATTGGGTCGCGGAAACGCGCGCTTGGCTGGAACAAATCGGCTTAACAAAAGAAAAAATTTACGAGCGGAACCTCTCGCGAGAAGATTTGGCGCATTATTCAAAAAAAACCGCGGATTTTGAATACGATTTTCCTTTTGGCCGCGAAGAGCTTTGCGGCTTGGCTTATCGGACGGATTTTGATTTAAAGAATCACAGCTTGGATTATTATGACGAAGAAACAAAAAAAACTTTTATTCCTCATGTCATTGAGCCGACTTTCGGAGTGGACCGCCTAGTTTTGGCGCTTTTGGCCGAAGCTTATACGGAAGACGAAATGGGCGGCGAAAAGAGAATTTTTTTGAAATTCAAGCCGGCGCTGGCGCCGATTAAAGCCGCGGTTTTTCCGCTCTTGAAAAATAAGCCGGCTTTGGTTGAAAAAGCGCGCGAGGTTTATGAATCAGTCAAAAAAGAAATTCCCGAGACAATCTGGGATGACAACGGCAACATCGGCAAACGTTACCGCCGTCAGGACGAAATCGGAACGCCTTATTGCCTGACCGTGGATTTTGAAACTTTGGAAAATGACACCGTGACGGTCCGCGATCGCGATACCGGAAAACAAGAAAGAATTAAGATTAAAATGTTATTGGATTTTATCCGCCAAAATTTTTAA
- a CDS encoding class I tRNA ligase family protein, whose protein sequence is MRQPENQKNFSLQNLSGKVSESEEKILKFWQENKIFEKSVEKPAGEKPKGDFIFYDGPPFATGLPHYGHILASIIKDAVPRYKTMNGWRVPRRWGWDCHGLPVENLIEKELKLETKKEIEKFGLEKFNQAAKESVLRYADEWKKIIPRVGRWVDMENDYRTMDADYTESVWWVFKALYDKGLIYEGYKPMHICPRCETTLANFEVAQGYKDAADISVTVKFKLKNPGLLSITKNANTNIYFLAWTTTPWTLPGNVALAVGNDVKYLVLVKDSEIVIVSEQAYNRGGFDGFYIQIPVGKTVLKGSDLIGLEYEPLFDYYSKDKNLENYKNGWKIYGADFVSVEEGTGIVHIAPAFGEDDMELGKKENLPFIQHVSMDGKFKPEVKDFAGLSVKPKDNPQAADIEIIKWLAKENKLFSKQKITHSYPHCWRCETPLLNYAASSWFVKVTAIKEELLKNNRKINWIPEHLREGRFGKWLEGARDWAISRSRFWGAPIPVWRCQCGETKVIGSAAELKKNSGQSGNKYFVMRHGEAEHNVLNLANSKIENNHFALTEKGRKEAARAAEKLKEKNISLIFSSDFLRTKETAEIAAAALGLEKEKIIFDERLREVKVGIFNGRPAAEYHAYFSSLKEKFTKNPPEGENLTELKNRITGFLYDLDKKYRGKNILIVSHEYPIWMLFAGAEGADTSRALAMKEDKDDFLRYAEVQGLDFYSLPHNQNYELDFHRPFIDEMEFECGCGGKMRRISEVFDCWFESGSMPYGQKHYPFEHKEEFKKNFPAEFIAEGVDQTRGWFYNLLVLSTALFGKAAFKNVVANGIILAEDGQKMSKRLKNYPDPMEVIEKYGADSLRFYLLSSPAVRGESLNFSEKGVDEIHKKVIMRLWNSYQFYELYAGKNLKFNLSAGGKKLKLNNILDKWIIARLGQLIVEVSEAMDKYELDRATRPIGDFVDDLSTWYIRRSRDRFKAERKDKNNAIATTKFVLSEFSKIIAPFAPFLAEMIYQNLGNKNSVHLESFPKIDKKMTDKKLLEIMAETRKICSFGLEARAKAGIKVRQPLQKLKVKSLKLKVKKEFLDLIKDEINVKNIVFDAKIKNEIELDMLITLALKEEGMIRELTRKIQETRKKAGLAPRDKIEMIIFAGAGVKKIIKKHQKTFQKNISARSLEFGAIKKNYFKEELALDNEKIILGLKEL, encoded by the coding sequence ATGCGGCAACCGGAAAATCAGAAAAATTTTAGTTTGCAAAATTTAAGCGGGAAAGTTTCAGAATCCGAAGAAAAAATCCTGAAATTCTGGCAGGAAAACAAAATTTTTGAGAAATCCGTTGAAAAGCCCGCCGGTGAAAAGCCGAAAGGCGATTTTATTTTTTATGACGGCCCGCCTTTTGCCACGGGCCTGCCTCATTACGGCCATATTCTGGCGAGCATTATCAAAGACGCGGTGCCGCGCTATAAAACCATGAACGGCTGGCGGGTGCCGCGGCGCTGGGGCTGGGATTGCCATGGTTTGCCGGTTGAAAATCTGATTGAAAAAGAACTTAAATTGGAGACCAAAAAAGAGATTGAAAAATTCGGTTTGGAAAAATTCAATCAAGCGGCTAAAGAGAGCGTGCTTCGCTACGCCGATGAATGGAAAAAAATCATTCCGCGCGTCGGCCGCTGGGTGGATATGGAAAATGATTACCGCACCATGGACGCTGATTACACGGAGTCGGTCTGGTGGGTTTTTAAGGCGCTTTACGATAAAGGTTTGATTTATGAAGGATATAAACCGATGCATATTTGTCCGCGCTGCGAAACAACGCTGGCTAATTTTGAAGTGGCGCAGGGATATAAGGATGCGGCGGATATTTCGGTAACGGTGAAATTTAAGTTAAAAAATCCTGGCTTACTTTCTATTACAAAAAATGCGAATACAAATATCTATTTTTTAGCCTGGACGACGACACCGTGGACTCTACCAGGTAATGTGGCTCTCGCTGTCGGTAACGATGTCAAATATCTTGTGTTGGTTAAAGATTCAGAAATAGTTATTGTTTCAGAACAGGCTTATAATAGAGGTGGTTTTGACGGTTTCTATATTCAAATACCAGTAGGAAAGACAGTATTAAAGGGTAGTGATCTTATTGGTTTGGAATATGAACCACTTTTTGATTACTATTCAAAAGATAAAAATTTAGAGAATTATAAAAATGGCTGGAAAATTTACGGCGCGGATTTTGTTTCGGTTGAGGAAGGTACCGGCATTGTGCATATCGCGCCTGCCTTCGGCGAGGACGATATGGAATTGGGCAAAAAAGAAAATTTGCCGTTTATTCAACATGTAAGCATGGACGGTAAATTTAAACCGGAAGTAAAAGATTTTGCCGGATTGTCCGTAAAGCCGAAAGATAATCCGCAAGCGGCTGATATTGAAATTATCAAGTGGCTTGCCAAAGAGAATAAACTTTTCAGCAAACAAAAAATTACCCATTCTTATCCGCATTGCTGGCGGTGCGAAACGCCGCTTTTGAATTATGCCGCCTCTTCCTGGTTCGTGAAAGTAACGGCGATTAAAGAAGAACTTTTGAAAAATAACCGGAAAATCAACTGGATTCCGGAACATTTGCGCGAGGGGAGATTCGGCAAATGGCTGGAAGGGGCGCGGGATTGGGCGATTTCCCGAAGCAGATTTTGGGGAGCGCCGATTCCGGTCTGGCGTTGCCAATGCGGCGAAACTAAAGTAATCGGTTCGGCAGCGGAGCTGAAAAAAAATTCCGGTCAGTCCGGCAATAAATATTTCGTGATGCGGCACGGCGAAGCCGAACACAATGTTCTTAATCTGGCGAACAGCAAAATTGAAAATAATCATTTTGCTCTTACCGAAAAAGGAAGAAAAGAGGCGGCCCGCGCCGCGGAAAAGCTGAAAGAAAAAAATATCAGCCTGATTTTTTCTTCGGATTTTCTTCGGACTAAAGAAACAGCGGAAATTGCCGCAGCGGCGCTGGGCTTGGAAAAAGAAAAAATAATTTTTGACGAAAGGCTGCGCGAGGTCAAAGTGGGAATTTTTAACGGCCGCCCGGCCGCCGAATATCACGCTTATTTTTCTTCGCTAAAGGAAAAATTCACGAAAAACCCGCCGGAAGGCGAAAATTTAACGGAGTTGAAAAACCGCATAACCGGATTTTTATATGATTTAGACAAGAAATACCGCGGCAAAAATATTTTGATCGTCAGCCATGAGTATCCGATTTGGATGCTCTTTGCCGGAGCGGAGGGTGCGGATACATCGCGCGCGCTTGCCATGAAAGAGGATAAGGATGATTTTCTGCGCTATGCCGAAGTTCAAGGATTAGATTTTTATTCTTTACCCCACAATCAAAACTACGAATTGGATTTTCACCGGCCATTTATTGACGAGATGGAATTTGAATGCGGCTGCGGCGGAAAAATGCGCCGGATTTCCGAAGTTTTTGACTGCTGGTTTGAATCCGGGTCAATGCCTTATGGCCAGAAGCATTATCCTTTTGAACATAAAGAAGAATTTAAGAAAAATTTTCCGGCGGAGTTCATTGCCGAGGGCGTGGATCAGACGCGCGGCTGGTTTTATAATCTTTTGGTCCTTTCCACCGCGCTTTTCGGAAAAGCGGCTTTTAAAAATGTGGTGGCGAACGGCATTATTCTGGCGGAAGACGGCCAAAAAATGTCCAAACGATTGAAAAACTATCCCGATCCGATGGAAGTCATTGAAAAATACGGCGCCGATTCTTTGCGTTTTTATCTTTTGTCTTCGCCGGCGGTGCGCGGCGAATCTCTTAATTTTTCTGAGAAAGGAGTGGACGAAATCCATAAAAAAGTAATTATGCGGCTGTGGAACAGTTATCAATTTTATGAACTTTACGCCGGTAAAAATTTGAAATTTAATCTATCGGCCGGCGGAAAAAAATTAAAATTAAATAATATCTTGGATAAATGGATTATCGCGCGGCTTGGCCAATTAATCGTCGAAGTTTCCGAAGCAATGGATAAATATGAGCTTGATCGGGCAACGCGGCCGATCGGAGATTTTGTTGATGATTTATCAACTTGGTATATTCGCCGTTCAAGAGACAGATTTAAAGCGGAAAGAAAAGATAAAAATAACGCTATTGCAACGACAAAATTTGTTTTGTCGGAATTTTCAAAAATTATCGCGCCGTTCGCGCCGTTTCTGGCGGAAATGATTTATCAAAATCTCGGCAATAAAAACTCGGTGCATCTTGAAAGTTTCCCAAAAATTGATAAAAAAATGACTGATAAAAAATTACTTGAAATAATGGCGGAAACGCGGAAAATTTGTTCATTTGGATTGGAAGCGCGGGCAAAAGCGGGGATTAAGGTCAGGCAGCCATTACAAAAGTTAAAAGTTAAAAGTTTAAAGTTAAAAGTTAAGAAAGAATTTTTAGATTTAATCAAAGACGAAATAAATGTTAAGAACATTGTTTTTGACGCAAAAATTAAAAATGAAATAGAGTTGGATATGCTTATCACTTTGGCGCTTAAAGAAGAGGGGATGATTCGGGAATTGACGCGTAAAATTCAAGAGACGCGGAAAAAGGCGGGACTCGCGCCGCGGGATAAAATTGAAATGATTATTTTTGCCGGCGCGGGCGTCAAAAAAATTATTAAAAAACACCAAAAGACTTTTCAAAAAAATATCTCCGCGCGTTCCCTGGAATTTGGCGCGATCAAGAAAAATTATTTCAAAGAAGAGCTGGCGTTGGACAACGAAAAAATTATTTTAGGCCTTAAGGAATTATAA
- a CDS encoding insulinase family protein, producing MIETKKFKNGLRALVAPMKSTEAVTILILVGTGSVYETKNISGVSHFLEHLFFKGTALRSRPGQVAREMDGLGAEHNAFTSKEITGFWIKSSHRHFDRALEIIADLLLNPLFKPEEIEKERGVILQEISMYEDMPQRNVWEVFDELMYGNQPAGWNIAGTVQSIKGISRNNIVGYKQKQYVPANTLAVVAGNVSPKRVFSKINDLFLPFSPGRPEKMPKVIFKQKGPRVKIKHKETDQTHLVLGVQGYDMFDSRRYILNLLSVILGGNMSSRLFMEIREKLGLAYYVGTQISFETYGGYFTANAGVPHASLEKTVKKIAEILKRAAANGVSAKELKLAKDYARGTMALSFESSDEVASFYGEQAFFQKKILSPEEIWQKMEKFSRDDLARAARDLFHPSRFNLAIIGPHQDADFYQKLLEKSAI from the coding sequence ATGATTGAAACTAAAAAATTTAAGAACGGTTTGCGGGCCCTGGTCGCGCCGATGAAGTCAACGGAAGCGGTGACGATTTTAATTTTAGTCGGCACCGGCTCGGTTTATGAAACGAAAAATATCAGCGGCGTTTCGCATTTTCTGGAACATTTGTTTTTTAAAGGCACCGCGCTGCGTTCCCGGCCCGGCCAGGTGGCGAGAGAAATGGACGGTTTGGGCGCCGAGCATAACGCTTTTACTTCCAAAGAAATAACCGGTTTTTGGATAAAAAGCAGCCACCGCCATTTTGACCGCGCCTTGGAAATTATCGCCGATCTTTTGCTTAATCCTTTGTTTAAGCCCGAAGAAATAGAAAAAGAGCGCGGCGTAATTCTTCAGGAAATTTCAATGTATGAAGATATGCCGCAGCGGAATGTTTGGGAAGTTTTTGACGAATTGATGTATGGCAACCAGCCGGCCGGCTGGAACATCGCCGGCACTGTCCAGAGCATTAAAGGAATAAGCCGGAATAATATCGTTGGATACAAACAAAAGCAATATGTTCCGGCTAATACTTTGGCGGTGGTCGCCGGCAATGTTTCGCCTAAAAGAGTTTTTTCAAAAATCAATGATCTTTTTTTGCCGTTCTCTCCGGGCCGGCCGGAAAAAATGCCGAAAGTTATTTTTAAACAAAAAGGCCCGCGGGTTAAAATAAAGCATAAAGAAACGGATCAGACGCATTTGGTCTTAGGCGTTCAAGGGTATGATATGTTTGATTCGCGAAGATATATTTTGAATCTTTTAAGCGTTATTTTGGGCGGCAATATGTCTTCGCGGCTTTTTATGGAGATCAGAGAAAAACTGGGATTGGCTTATTATGTGGGAACCCAGATTTCTTTTGAAACTTACGGCGGATATTTTACCGCGAACGCCGGCGTGCCGCACGCCAGTTTGGAAAAAACCGTGAAAAAAATTGCGGAAATTTTAAAGCGCGCCGCCGCGAACGGCGTTTCGGCAAAAGAACTGAAATTAGCGAAAGATTACGCGCGCGGCACCATGGCTTTATCTTTTGAATCTTCGGACGAAGTCGCCTCTTTTTACGGCGAGCAGGCGTTTTTTCAAAAGAAAATTCTTTCGCCCGAGGAAATTTGGCAAAAGATGGAAAAGTTTTCCCGAGACGATCTGGCGCGCGCCGCGCGCGATCTTTTTCACCCCTCCCGATTTAATCTGGCAATAATCGGCCCCCATCAAGACGCTGATTTTTATCAAAAACTTTTGGAAAAATCAGCGATTTGA
- a CDS encoding methionine--tRNA ligase, translated as MAEKFYLTTSIAYINSSPHLGFAKEIVMADALARYQRLLGKEVYFLTGTDEHGAKISRAAAQAGLPVEKFADQNAGKFRKLAEVLNISFDDFIRTSDKKRHFPGAQKIWRLLSEKGDIYKKSYRGLYCVGHEAFVTEKDLTDGKCADHGQAPEAIEEENYFFKLSAYTERIKKAIVSGELEITPESRKNEILSFLKEGLEDISFSRPARDIPWGVPVPGDAEQTMYVWGDALTNYISALGYGQEKETLFKKLWPANLHIIGKDILRFHAAIWPGMLLSAGLPLPEKIMVHGFITSRGQKMSKTLGNVVDPFDLAERYGAEAVRYYLLREISSFEDGDFTEKKFKENYNANLANGLGNFVSRVSKMIFQYFGGAMEKPAQTALAAAAFKKEMEIEKFFIPEYQKAMAGLDFQKAGDVIWRLIGMLDGYIQDYEPFKLVKNNKEKAQAALWQLAFGMFWVSRLLAPFMPSTAEKIFNILGVSSDILPKNLKIFRFKEHKGLFPRKE; from the coding sequence ATGGCTGAAAAATTTTATCTGACGACTTCCATCGCTTATATCAATTCTTCGCCTCATCTCGGTTTTGCCAAAGAAATCGTCATGGCGGACGCTTTGGCCAGATATCAGCGGCTTCTCGGAAAGGAAGTCTATTTTTTAACCGGCACGGACGAACATGGCGCCAAAATCAGCCGCGCCGCCGCGCAAGCCGGTTTGCCGGTTGAAAAATTCGCGGATCAAAATGCCGGAAAATTCAGGAAACTGGCCGAAGTTTTAAATATTTCTTTTGATGATTTTATCCGCACTTCGGATAAAAAGCGGCATTTTCCCGGCGCGCAAAAAATCTGGCGGCTGCTTTCCGAAAAAGGCGATATCTATAAAAAATCTTATCGCGGGCTTTATTGCGTGGGGCATGAAGCGTTTGTCACGGAAAAAGATTTAACAGACGGAAAATGCGCGGATCACGGCCAGGCGCCGGAAGCGATTGAAGAAGAAAATTATTTTTTCAAACTTTCCGCTTATACGGAGCGGATCAAAAAAGCGATTGTTTCCGGCGAATTGGAGATTACGCCGGAAAGCCGAAAAAATGAAATTTTATCTTTCTTAAAGGAAGGTTTGGAAGACATAAGTTTTTCCCGGCCGGCGCGGGATATTCCTTGGGGGGTGCCGGTGCCCGGCGACGCGGAACAGACGATGTATGTTTGGGGCGATGCTTTAACCAATTATATTTCCGCCCTCGGCTATGGCCAAGAAAAAGAAACTTTGTTTAAAAAATTATGGCCCGCGAATCTACATATTATCGGCAAAGATATTCTTCGTTTTCACGCGGCCATTTGGCCGGGGATGCTTTTATCCGCTGGCCTGCCTTTGCCTGAAAAAATAATGGTTCACGGTTTTATCACTTCCCGCGGCCAAAAGATGTCAAAAACTTTGGGTAATGTGGTTGATCCTTTTGATTTGGCCGAAAGATACGGCGCCGAGGCCGTGCGTTACTATCTTTTGCGCGAGATTTCTTCTTTTGAAGACGGCGATTTTACCGAGAAAAAATTCAAGGAAAATTATAACGCCAATTTGGCGAACGGTTTGGGAAATTTCGTCAGCCGCGTCAGTAAAATGATTTTTCAATATTTCGGCGGCGCGATGGAAAAACCGGCGCAAACGGCTTTGGCCGCGGCGGCTTTCAAAAAAGAAATGGAGATTGAAAAATTTTTTATTCCGGAATATCAAAAAGCGATGGCCGGACTGGATTTCCAAAAAGCCGGCGATGTTATTTGGCGCCTGATCGGAATGCTTGACGGTTACATTCAGGATTATGAGCCTTTCAAACTTGTCAAAAATAACAAGGAAAAAGCTCAAGCCGCGCTTTGGCAATTGGCTTTTGGAATGTTTTGGGTTAGCCGGCTGCTTGCGCCGTTTATGCCTTCCACGGCCGAGAAAATTTTTAACATCCTCGGCGTTTCTTCCGATATTTTGCCCAAAAATTTAAAAATTTTTCGCTTCAAAGAACATAAAGGATTGTTTCCGAGAAAGGAATGA